A single Longimicrobiaceae bacterium DNA region contains:
- the rsmI gene encoding 16S rRNA (cytidine(1402)-2'-O)-methyltransferase, whose amino-acid sequence MASLFVVSTPIGNLGDITYRAVEVLKAADVILAEDTRRSQVLLRHYGVEGRLVSAHEHNERSRAATVVEMLREGRDVALVTDAGTPLLSDPGARIVREVVEAGFEVVPVPGASALLAALVASGISAERFAFYGFIPRKGGRRTELLEEIAGLPYAAVLYESPHRTAELLRDLAAAAGPERRVAVGRELTKLHEEFFRGTAEAAAERFEEREPRGEIVVVVEGRAEDADAEAETDALAARAVAQALLAQGMAPSAVAKELRRRLGIARNVAYELAQEAAEGDGEG is encoded by the coding sequence GTGGCGTCGCTCTTCGTGGTGAGCACCCCCATCGGCAACCTGGGCGACATCACCTACCGCGCGGTCGAGGTGCTGAAGGCGGCCGACGTGATCCTGGCCGAGGACACGCGCCGGAGCCAGGTCCTCCTCCGCCACTACGGCGTCGAGGGGCGCCTGGTCTCGGCGCACGAGCACAACGAGAGGTCGCGAGCCGCCACGGTGGTGGAGATGCTGCGCGAGGGGCGAGACGTGGCGCTGGTCACCGACGCGGGGACCCCGCTCCTCTCCGACCCCGGCGCCCGCATCGTCCGCGAGGTGGTGGAGGCCGGCTTCGAGGTGGTTCCCGTCCCGGGCGCCTCCGCGCTGCTGGCCGCCCTGGTGGCCTCCGGGATCTCCGCCGAGCGCTTCGCCTTCTACGGCTTCATCCCCCGCAAGGGCGGGCGCCGCACCGAGCTGCTGGAGGAGATCGCCGGGCTCCCCTACGCCGCCGTCCTGTACGAGTCGCCCCACCGCACGGCGGAGCTGCTGCGCGACCTGGCCGCCGCCGCGGGGCCGGAGCGCCGCGTCGCCGTCGGGCGCGAGCTGACCAAGCTGCACGAGGAGTTCTTCCGCGGGACCGCCGAGGCGGCGGCGGAGCGCTTCGAGGAGCGCGAGCCGCGGGGCGAGATCGTGGTGGTGGTGGAGGGGCGTGCGGAGGACGCGGACGCCGAGGCGGAGACGGACGCGCTGGCCGCGCGCGCGGTGGCGCAGGCGCTCCTGGCGCAGGGGATGGCGCCCAGCGCCGTGGCGAAGGAGCTGCGCCGGCGGCTGGGGATCGCGCGGAACGTGGCGTACGAGCTGGCGCAGGAGGCGGCGGAGGGGGACGGGGAGGGGTAG
- a CDS encoding DUF6364 family protein, with translation MQRITKTLSLDSKALERGERYSERHATSLSQLVSDFLSRLPLDEEEQELPPVVRRLLGAASGRTDEEDYREYLFEKYGR, from the coding sequence ATGCAGAGAATCACAAAGACCCTATCGCTCGACTCGAAAGCACTCGAGCGCGGGGAGCGTTACAGCGAGCGCCACGCCACGAGCCTGTCGCAGCTTGTGAGCGACTTCCTGTCCCGTCTCCCGCTGGATGAGGAGGAGCAGGAATTGCCCCCGGTCGTTCGCCGGCTCCTGGGAGCAGCGTCGGGCCGGACGGACGAGGAAGACTATCGGGAGTACCTGTTCGAGAAGTACGGCCGTTGA